A region of Oceanispirochaeta sp. M1 DNA encodes the following proteins:
- a CDS encoding holo-ACP synthase: protein MILGTGIDIVDNERIRKWLDDDQILQRYFSFDEIAYVRSKKQSAAASLAARFAAKEAFGKALGTGLHGISLKDIEVVPDKNGKPELKLTGSALRVFEAGGGGTVFLSLSHDSVFSIAQVIIEEAPIG from the coding sequence GTGATTCTGGGTACGGGTATCGATATTGTAGATAATGAACGGATCAGGAAATGGCTGGATGATGATCAGATTCTTCAGCGTTATTTCAGTTTCGATGAAATCGCCTATGTCCGTAGTAAGAAACAGAGTGCAGCAGCATCTCTGGCAGCCCGTTTTGCTGCAAAGGAAGCATTCGGTAAGGCTCTGGGGACAGGACTGCATGGAATCTCCTTAAAGGATATTGAAGTTGTTCCTGATAAAAACGGAAAGCCCGAGTTGAAGCTTACAGGATCAGCCCTCAGGGTTTTTGAAGCAGGAGGAGGAGGGACAGTCTTTCTGTCTCTCAGCCATGATTCTGTTTTTTCCATAGCCCAGGTCATTATAGAGGAGGCCCCCATTGGCTGA